One window of the Primulina eburnea isolate SZY01 chromosome 18, ASM2296580v1, whole genome shotgun sequence genome contains the following:
- the LOC140819497 gene encoding protein decapping 5-like translates to MAAESSRAASSNRSGGGGASADSYVGSLISLTSKSEIRYEGVLYSINTEESSIGLRNVRSFGTEGRKRDGPQVPPNDKIYEYILFRGSDIKDLQVKSSPPIPTTTPINNDPAIIQTHYSHPTSTPTSLPPPIGQSSDPAAHPAPIGLPGSAFQSGMPLYHPVANLNSWSPSPNGNNGASPMPMYWQGFYGTPGELPQLPQQSLLRPPPGLSIPPSMQQMQFPNFNSSLAFPVPNLSGSTPLSDYHSSSGPSSGTSASLTSTSFPASTLSFNIPPLQPVSLASDPTMKPIQGKASISPISTSTPNSTFLSLAPLSTPAPEIAGVPLVATKPSSTISLTSVQQLAISQPVTTIAGTSVSILSETRMPSLVTPGQLLQSGPATAVSHQTLQTVQKDVEVVQVPPKPVSELSNPVAMDSQPPLLPLPQNARGHKPNGATYHMRNNYRGRGGRGYGSSRPVTKFTEDFDFMAMNEKFEKDKVWGNLGKSNKSQSKGKEGNIGDSYDDDLQEEDDTELPKIEAKPIYNKDDFFDTLSCDTLGNDPNRARTRYSEQMRLDTETFGEFSRHQGGRRGRGPGRGGGSGGRFRGSYHGRGYGGYAYSNMGRGRGV, encoded by the exons TGAGATCATTTGGAACAGAAGGACGAAAAAGGGATGGTCCGCAAGTTCCTCCCAATGATAAAATTTACGAATACATACTGTTCAGAGGAAGTGATATTAAG GATTTACAGGTGAAATCCTCTCCACCAATTCCAACTACAACACCCATAAACAATGACCCTGCAATTATTCAG ACCCACTATTCTCATCCAACATCCACACCCACAAGTTTGCCGCCTCCAATTGGGCAATCGTCAGATCCTGCTGCCCATCCCGCGCCAATAGGACTCCCTGGGTCAGCTTTCCAAAGTGGTATGCCTTTGTATCATCCTGTGGCGAACTTGAATTCTTGGTCCCCTTCTCCAAATGGAAATAATGGTGCCTCACCTATGCCAATGTATTGGCAAGGATTCTATGGCACTCCTGGTGAGCTGCCTCAGTTACCTCAGCAATCATTGCTTCGACCACCTCCTGGGTTGTCAATTCCTCCTTCCATGCAACAGATGCAATTTCCAAATTTTAACTCATCATTAGCCTTTCCGGTACCAAACTTGTCTGGTTCTACTCCATTATCAGACTATCATTCTTCTTCGGGTCCGAGCTCTGGAACTTCAGCTAGTTTAACCTCTACTTCCTTTCCTGCTTCGACTTTGTCTTTCAATATTCCTCCGCTGCAGCCTGTGTCCCTTGCATCCGACCCAACCATGAAACCAATACAAGGAAAAGCTTCCATATCCCCTATTTCTACTTCAACACCAAACTCTACCTTTCTATCTTTAGCTCCACTCTCTACTCCAGCTCCTGAAATTGCTGGTGTACCTTTAGTTGCTACCAAACCTAGTTCAACAATTAGTTTGACATCTGTGCAACAGCTGGCCATATCTCAACCTGTAACAACAATTGCTGGTACATCTGTTTCTATTCTTTCTGAAACGCGAATGCCATCACTTGTTACCCCCGGGCAACTGCTGCAATCTGGACCAGCTACTGCGGTGTCACATCAAACTTTACAAACTGTTCAGAAGGATGTGGAAGTAGTTCAAGTGCCTCCAAAGCCAGTGTCTGAATTATCAAATCCAGTAGCAATGGATTCTCAACCCCCATTATTACCGTTACCTCAAAATGCGCGTGGTCATAAG CCAAATGGAGCTACTTATCACATGCGTAACAACTACAGAGGGCGTGGAGGAAGAGGATATGGG TCTTCACGTCCTGTGACAAAATTCACAGAAGATTTTGATTTTATGGCAATGAATGAGAAATTCGAAAAGGACAAAGTTTGGGGTAATCTGGGAAAAAGTAATAAATCCCaatcaaagggtaaggaaggtAACATAGGCGACAGTTATGATGATGATTTACAGGAAGAGGATGATACCGAATTGCCAAAAATTGAGGCCAAG CCAATTTATAACAAGGATGACTTTTTCGACACCCTTTCTTGCGACACCCTTGGCAATGACCCTAATCGTGCAAGAACTAGGTATTCTGAACAAATGAGGTTAGATACAGAG ACGTTTGGAGAATTTTCAAGGCATCAGGGTGGACGTCGAGGTCGTGGCCCTGGTCGTGGTGGTGGTAGCGGCGGCCGATTCCGTGGCTCTTACCATGGAAGAGGTTATGGTGGATACGCCTACTCTAACATGGGCCGTGGTCGAGGTGTATAG